One Thermicanus aegyptius DSM 12793 DNA segment encodes these proteins:
- a CDS encoding methionine ABC transporter permease: MFESLRQFLEDWGGSIWEATIQTFQMVSISLLISILLGLPLGILLVLTRPRRTYANPVLYQSLNALINVIRSLPFIILLFFILPFTKWVVGTTIGVQGVIVPLVVYTAPYIARLMETSLLEVDRGVIEAYEAMGIPTRSIIWHVMVREARPSIILGLTIATITLIGATAMAGLVGGGGLGDLAYRFGFQRYEPQVMYGTVLLLILIVQGLQSLGNLLSARLKKD; the protein is encoded by the coding sequence ATGTTCGAAAGCTTGAGGCAATTTCTTGAGGATTGGGGGGGATCGATCTGGGAAGCGACGATCCAAACGTTTCAGATGGTAAGTATCTCTCTCCTGATCTCCATCCTGTTGGGATTACCGTTGGGCATTCTCCTGGTGTTGACCCGGCCTAGGAGAACCTACGCCAATCCCGTGTTGTATCAGTCCCTAAACGCGCTCATCAACGTGATCCGTTCTTTGCCTTTTATCATCCTGCTCTTCTTCATCCTCCCCTTTACGAAATGGGTCGTCGGGACGACGATCGGGGTTCAGGGAGTGATCGTCCCTCTGGTGGTTTATACCGCTCCCTACATCGCCCGCCTGATGGAAACCTCCCTCCTGGAGGTGGACCGTGGGGTTATCGAGGCGTATGAGGCGATGGGGATTCCCACGCGTTCCATCATCTGGCATGTGATGGTCCGAGAGGCACGCCCCTCCATCATATTAGGCCTTACGATCGCCACCATCACCTTGATCGGTGCCACGGCGATGGCGGGACTTGTGGGAGGCGGTGGATTGGGGGATCTCGCGTATCGCTTCGGATTTCAGCGCTATGAACCTCAGGTGATGTATGGAACGGTTCTCCTCCTCATCCTGATCGTCCAGGGACTGCAATCGCTGGGAAACCTCCTCTCCGCCCGCCTGAAGAAGGATTAA
- a CDS encoding YebC/PmpR family DNA-binding transcriptional regulator: MSGHSKWKNIQHRKGRQDAAKANAFTKISREIYMAARNGGGDPNTNFRLKVAIQKAKEVNMPNDNIERTIKKATGEIEGVTYEEITYEGYAPGGVAVMVDTLTDNRNRTAAEMRHIFSRHGGNLGESGCVSFLFQRKGQILIDREEEEVDEEAVMLAAIDAGAEDVEVEEDEITVYTEPDLLEKVREGLENAGIPISSAEVTMVPTTTVKVAGEEAEKVLKLIDRLEESDDVQNVYANFEIDDEEMERLN; the protein is encoded by the coding sequence TTGTCAGGACATTCAAAATGGAAAAATATACAACATCGCAAGGGGCGCCAGGATGCCGCCAAGGCAAATGCGTTCACCAAAATATCCAGAGAGATCTACATGGCCGCCCGAAACGGCGGGGGCGATCCCAATACCAACTTCCGCCTTAAAGTAGCCATACAGAAGGCAAAAGAGGTAAATATGCCGAACGATAACATAGAGCGGACGATCAAGAAAGCGACCGGGGAGATCGAAGGGGTCACCTATGAGGAGATTACCTATGAAGGATATGCCCCGGGCGGCGTGGCCGTCATGGTCGACACCCTGACGGACAACCGGAACCGAACCGCCGCGGAGATGCGGCATATCTTTTCCCGCCACGGCGGGAATCTAGGAGAGAGCGGATGCGTTTCTTTCCTCTTTCAAAGGAAAGGACAGATCCTGATCGATCGCGAAGAAGAAGAGGTGGATGAGGAAGCGGTCATGCTGGCCGCCATTGACGCGGGAGCGGAGGATGTCGAGGTAGAGGAAGACGAGATTACCGTTTATACGGAACCGGACCTATTGGAAAAAGTTCGGGAGGGATTGGAGAACGCCGGGATCCCCATCTCCTCCGCCGAAGTAACGATGGTTCCCACCACCACGGTGAAGGTGGCGGGGGAAGAGGCCGAGAAGGTTTTGAAACTGATCGACCGCTTGGAAGAATCGGATGATGTCCAGAACGTCTACGCCAATTTTGAGATCGATGACGAAGAGATGGAGAGGTTAAATTAA
- a CDS encoding N-acetylmuramoyl-L-alanine amidase, whose protein sequence is MTKKKFILLMCLIVSLFGSGTYAAAEKATPVPIKVVIDPGHGGKDPGAIGVNGLREKDVNLDISYRLRDLLIAQGYRVVMTREDDRLLVDYSRSTDQDLDLQARVDVAKRENADLFISIHANFYPYGNNVQGTMVLYFDPANYSSVYKPSAEMIQWAPESKRLAQLVLQSVTSEVGTKNMGIIPRNVYVVRMGTVPSILVETAFLSNWEDAQNLADPGFRQRMAEAIRDGIIAYRPYRYVDIVNHWAKEEISALSLEGIVQGYRDGKFHPDQQLTRAELVALLDRATGFDGLASVNPIFSFPDVTPDFWGYDAIMKASEKGVIQGYPDGGFHPNDPVTREEMSAIIYRYFVAGKEGNDPSKTPPAETAPSVSDDVYQKNLSTSQPAPDKSSASTVTISALAFQDIPSSSWALEAIQSLYEAGIVEGMRPGFFGFGRPVTRAEAATILYRILQENQS, encoded by the coding sequence GTGACAAAGAAAAAGTTTATTCTACTTATGTGTCTCATCGTGTCGCTCTTCGGTTCAGGAACATACGCCGCGGCGGAAAAGGCGACACCCGTCCCGATCAAGGTGGTGATCGATCCGGGCCATGGCGGAAAGGATCCGGGAGCCATCGGTGTAAACGGCTTGCGGGAAAAAGATGTAAATCTGGACATCTCCTACCGCCTGCGGGATCTTCTCATCGCCCAGGGATATCGTGTGGTGATGACCCGGGAGGACGATCGGTTACTGGTCGATTATTCCCGCTCCACGGATCAGGACTTGGATCTTCAAGCCCGTGTCGATGTGGCCAAGCGGGAGAACGCCGATCTCTTCATCTCCATTCATGCCAATTTTTATCCGTACGGCAACAATGTCCAAGGCACCATGGTCCTCTATTTTGATCCGGCCAACTACAGCTCCGTTTACAAACCCTCAGCCGAAATGATTCAGTGGGCTCCGGAGAGCAAAAGGCTGGCCCAGCTCGTACTCCAATCGGTCACCTCAGAGGTGGGCACCAAGAATATGGGGATCATTCCCCGCAACGTTTATGTTGTTCGCATGGGAACCGTCCCCAGCATCCTGGTGGAAACGGCCTTCCTATCCAACTGGGAAGATGCGCAAAATTTGGCGGACCCAGGGTTTAGGCAAAGAATGGCGGAAGCCATCCGGGATGGAATTATTGCTTATCGCCCCTACCGTTATGTGGATATCGTAAATCACTGGGCGAAAGAGGAGATCTCCGCCCTATCGTTGGAAGGGATCGTGCAGGGGTACCGGGACGGGAAATTTCACCCTGATCAACAGCTTACCCGTGCGGAACTGGTTGCTCTCCTGGATCGGGCCACAGGTTTTGATGGTCTCGCCAGTGTAAATCCTATCTTCTCCTTTCCTGATGTGACTCCCGATTTTTGGGGCTATGATGCGATCATGAAAGCCAGCGAAAAGGGCGTCATCCAAGGGTATCCGGATGGAGGATTTCATCCCAATGATCCGGTGACCCGGGAAGAGATGTCCGCCATCATCTATCGCTATTTCGTCGCCGGAAAAGAGGGAAATGATCCCTCGAAGACGCCTCCCGCCGAGACGGCACCGTCCGTTTCCGACGATGTCTATCAAAAAAATCTCTCCACCTCACAACCCGCTCCGGATAAAAGCTCTGCCTCTACCGTTACGATCAGCGCTTTAGCTTTTCAAGACATTCCTTCCTCCAGTTGGGCCCTGGAAGCCATTCAATCTTTATATGAAGCCGGGATCGTGGAGGGGATGAGGCCGGGATTCTTCGGGTTCGGCCGACCTGTCACGAGGGCTGAAGCCGCAACGATTCTTTATCGTATTTTGCAGGAAAATCAATCCTAA
- a CDS encoding glycerate kinase, whose translation MKVIIAPDSFKESLSALAVANAIEKGFRDIFPEAEYVKIPMADGGEGTVQSLVDATNGRIVTTEVTGPLGDRVQAFFGMLGDGKTAVIEMAAASGLHLVPREKRNPLVTTTRGTGELILAALNEGAERIIIGIGGSATNDGGAGMIQALGGRLLDRYGKEIGPGGGCLSELADMDLSGLDARLNRVKIEVACDVDNPLTGANGASAIFGPQKGATQEMVETLDRNLQHYADVIERVLGKQVKDIPGAGAAGGLGAGLLTFSQAELKRGVEIVLETVHFSERIQGASLVITGEGRIDGQTIFGKTPIGVAKAAKRYQIPVISLAGSLSDDSELVLSHGIDALYSVVPGVIPLEKALENAADYVAQTARNIAVTCKIGRNMG comes from the coding sequence ATGAAAGTCATTATCGCGCCTGATTCGTTTAAAGAAAGTTTGTCGGCGCTTGCGGTCGCGAATGCGATCGAAAAAGGGTTTCGCGATATATTTCCCGAAGCGGAATATGTGAAAATACCGATGGCGGACGGCGGGGAAGGAACCGTTCAATCTTTAGTCGACGCGACAAATGGGAGAATTGTGACCACGGAAGTGACAGGACCGCTCGGGGACCGTGTCCAAGCTTTTTTCGGCATGCTTGGTGACGGGAAAACGGCAGTCATTGAAATGGCTGCTGCCTCTGGGTTGCACCTCGTTCCCCGAGAAAAGCGAAATCCGCTTGTGACGACAACGAGAGGAACAGGGGAATTGATTCTCGCCGCGCTAAACGAAGGGGCCGAGCGCATTATTATCGGTATCGGAGGAAGCGCGACGAATGACGGTGGAGCCGGCATGATTCAGGCGCTGGGCGGCCGCCTTTTAGACCGGTATGGAAAGGAGATCGGTCCTGGAGGAGGATGTTTGTCCGAATTGGCCGACATGGACTTGTCAGGGCTCGATGCGCGGCTAAACCGCGTAAAAATTGAGGTTGCGTGCGATGTTGATAATCCGTTGACAGGTGCAAACGGCGCCTCAGCAATTTTTGGCCCGCAAAAAGGCGCGACGCAGGAGATGGTTGAAACGCTAGATCGAAATTTACAACACTATGCCGATGTCATTGAACGGGTGCTTGGAAAGCAAGTGAAAGATATTCCCGGTGCCGGTGCGGCCGGAGGACTCGGCGCCGGATTGCTAACCTTTTCACAGGCGGAGCTGAAGCGAGGTGTTGAGATTGTATTGGAAACGGTACATTTTTCAGAGAGAATTCAAGGTGCGTCGCTGGTGATTACGGGAGAAGGACGCATAGATGGACAAACGATATTCGGGAAAACGCCGATCGGCGTAGCAAAAGCAGCAAAGCGGTACCAAATTCCGGTCATTTCGCTTGCCGGCTCCTTGTCCGACGACAGTGAACTCGTGCTGAGCCACGGAATTGATGCTCTTTATAGTGTCGTGCCGGGAGTGATTCCGCTGGAAAAAGCGCTAGAAAACGCTGCGGATTATGTTGCTCAGACCGCTCGAAATATTGCGGTTACTTGCAAAATCGGCAGAAATATGGGGTAA